The stretch of DNA AAGACGAATAATATACCAAAAATCATAACATGCTTCACAATTCCTTCTTTAACTAATAGTACCAAACAGAACTACACAATCTGCCAAGTGGGGACAAACAGACATTTCATTGTCCATCACAAACCACACTCCATTTACATGATCACTCCTCTCGTATTTCTTGCTTTCAATCATATCCAGGTAAGAAAAGTATCAATACCTGATCCCGGGGGTTGATTTCCATCATTAACTACCCTCTAGCATATTAGCGAATAGGGTGGTACTGTGTGATCCCTCGCTTTGGAGGCAACTTCCTCAAAATAAAAAGGACAAGTGAAGAAGGCAGTATCTCCACCAACTGCAAAGAGTTTAAGAAGTTTGCTTAATCTCAAACATAAAGAGCTTAAGAAGTTTGCTTAATCTCAAACATATAAACAAGTATTACTCCACCTTTCATGCACTTTCTACCCGGCAACCTCAAAGTAAAAAGCACCATATCCAAGAATGCACTCACAATTTGATATTTAGATCAAACCAAGGTTTAGCTAGGACACAAAACCAAATGAAAGAAATAACCATGCTTTAATTTCAGAACAGGATTTCCGCTCCTTCTGTCTCAAATATTTCACCACAATCTTAAGATTGAAGCCAAATTTCAATGTAACCAAAAATGTCAACCAAGAGAGAAATCTGAATTCATGGCATAAGCAAGAAACTCCTATCCCCAAACCAAAAGACAATAGAAAAGTTGGCACATAAAAACAGGTCGTAAGATGCCACAAGCTGATATATCATGTGAGTTATCCAAGTTGGTCATGATTTGGCAATTATTAAATACAGAATACTGACTGTCAATAGTTCTCTTTTTCATTATGGCACAACGACCAATATGCACACCTAAAGAAGTACTACCAAAAGTTCAATGATATGGAGCTTACCAGGTAATATATCAAATTCAAAATTGGATGATCCAAAACATCAAGATCTGCAGCTTTATTAAATGCATTGAAGCACATCTGTGGCAAAGAAACACTTACTATTAAGCCATATAGAAGAACCACATTGGCTTCATGCCCTTTATAAACAAAGCTAATGCATCAGCCAAAACTTTATTATAAAAGATGGTGCTCGGGCCAGCTTGCACGCATATCAACGAAGACTAATTTGTTGTATCAAGAAGGTACTagagaaaaagaaaccatctaaATACAGACTTACAAACATGGTGGAACTACTTACGGGGCTCTCACCTAGCAATAAGTCAGTTAAAGATTGCTTATATCACAAAGAATACAGACTTACCATAACGCATCTAATGAGGAAGCATGAAAAACATATTGTTGTGACATAGCCAACCTGCAGAAGCCCAAATGTACGAGCAGTCAAAATACCTAAAATAAGAAGAAACAACCatccaaaaagaaaaatactaacAAAGATACTAATAATGTACCTCCTGTAGCTTTTTGCGTCTTCCTTTTGATTCTACTGGAAACCGCTGTAACATAAGGAAAAGCCTGGAAGGAAGTGATAGAAGATCAAGGCAAATTGTGAGGTGATATTGAAGGATGAATATGAACGACACACAAGTTGTACGGACCTAATTCTTCAAACGTAAGAGTAAGCAAGGTATCCAAGTGTGGATATAGCAAAGGTCAATCCACAAACTAAACAAGCATATGATATCCACTTTAGGAGCACCAAAAGCACTTTATTGAAGTATCTtatcatttaaataattattttcattTTCTAACAGCATGTTTCAACAATACTATGCAGCTGTTTGCGTTAGTACAAACGAATTAAGATGTGAAAAGCTAAGAAAGCAGTGTAGTCAAGGGCAAAAAGTGTCTAAAGGCCCCAAGATATGCTGAGCCTTTAAGTGCAAAGTATGATTAAATAGTGGGCTTCAGCAAAGAAAATTATAAACACAGAGAAAAATTTCTGGACAGCAGAATGGAAAAGCAATAATAAAGCCAAATGTATGACATAAAAATCATCTAGATCAAGTTCAAAAATCACTTTTCCAACCAACAAGACAGATACTGCTTATCTGCCTCAGATGTTTGTCATATGCATCTAAAGCCTAAACAATATTATATGTTCTACGATGTTGCAGCTGTGAATACACATGTCACCTTCAGTTCCAAGACATCCCTATTTTCTGCACTCAATGCTTTTCTATCTATACAAAGGGGAGAAAGAGAATCTAACTATGTGAAAAGTATGACAAACTGACAACAGTCGCCAACACAGCTGAAAGGCAAACCATCAAAAGACTGATAAATTACTTAATCCACCACATTTTTGGCCTTAGTTATTCTTTTGCAACCCTCTTACATCCCTAGCTATTTAGTACTTTCCATCATGTTTGTATCTTGAAATGTTCTTAAATCAACAACACAAAAACTACTGCAAGAGAGGGGATGATTGTACTTTCTTCAATCATCCATCATCTTCAACTTCTAGCTCACCGTTTCTTCCCCTTCTAGGTCCATTAGATATCGCTATACCATGGAATGCCAATATGCTGTACTTTTATAGTGCCAATGTTCATATATTTTATGCATGGCAGATCAGTGTCTATTCTACCAGCTACTAAAACCAATAATTTTGCAGTCATTTGAATAACAAAAGTAACCTATCCATCTATAATTACCGAGAAAAAGGAAGAGAGGAAATTTTGTGGCTTTCTCATTTGGTCATGCTATACCTATAAGCACCTTTTCTAACAAGAAACAACTGAAAGAATAGTAGTCTAGCCAAAAATATTAGAAAATGCAGGAAAAGCAAACAGTTCATGATCCTAACATTCAGCTAAAGTTACAAACCACTTACAATAATACAGACACATTTGGCAACAATGCTATAGCGCCATTTTCTTAGAAAGTATTTTGGCCTGCTAAAGATGAATGATAAAGCCGGGTTATAGTGGCCACACTGGGTAATTATCTACTATCACTGACACTTAAAGGAGTGGTAGAATACTGTGCAGAAGAGGGGGGATAATGACTAGCTTATATGTGGATTCAGATGCAGTATCGGAAACCAAATTAGAATCTTACAGTCAGATTCGCTTTTTCCTAGATCTTAGAATTCAGGATACAGATAGAAGCAAGCAATGATACTGCTTAAAGTTATGTCCAACTCCGTAAAATAGAACCTGTGGAATGTAACTACAAATATCATGCCTGAGAAGATCCGTGAATATGAATTTTCCAGAAATATGGGGTGATGAAGGACAATTTACCTTTCACTAAAAGTGTAACTAAGAAAGTTTGCAATTCTAAAATATAAACTTGCTAGTTATTTTTTAAATGTTGACAAGGATAACACTAGCCAAAtgttatttttctttacttattttTGAAAGGTTAGACATCCATTAATGATAAACTCTAGCGGTGAACCATTTATGAACACACTGATATATTCGGTAACAATGCTATAGCACCATTAGTAACTCAGCAATTTGCCCACCTAAAGATGAATGAAAAAGTAACGCCGGGTATTTTCTACTATCAAGGACACTTGACTGATACAATAACATGTAGAGAGGGGGGACTCACTTATGGTACGTGGACTCGGGCTTCCTTATCATACACGGGTGCAAATTGAAGAGTCAGGTTCGTTGTCTCGTAGATTTTTGAATATGGGATACGGATAGGAGTACACTAATATGCTGCTTAAAATTATGTCCAACTCCAACATTAGAACTCTTAAAATGTAACTACAAGATCATGCATGAAAAGACTTTTGACAATTATACTCAATTAATTTTCAAAAAATGATATCAATAGGCATGACGATGAAAGTTTACTTGAACTTTCACTAAAAGTAAGTGTAATTGAAGATATTTTACTTTTTTAACAAGTTAATTTGCTACTAATTTTCTAAAACGTTAACAAGGATAACATTAGCCAAATGTTACTCTTCAGTTATTTTTTAAATGTTTGACATCCATTACTGTCGTGATAATATTGTTTTGTGTTCATTCAATCTAACACCTGCCAAATTCTTTCTTCTGTGTTAGGGACTTCACTCTGGATTATTCTTTAGAGTTGAGGGAAGACTTCAATGGGGGAATCTTCCACTTTTCAGCTAggaaaaatgatgatgaagatgatcgATACAGAGGATGCGAATGGGAAGACGGCAATGCCGAGGTTAATGGTAGCATAGCCAGACTAGCTTTTCAGCATGGGATGCTTCCTCCACTCCTCGCTCCTCCTAAAGAGCTCTCCAGTCATTTCTCAAAGGTTTCAATTTTCAATATTTTTCTCCTATCTTCTCTAATTCACCATATTGGAgtttgttttctttcattttccttcttttctttccTCGCTTCctctgcccccccccccccctctttttCCCTCCTCCTTCATCTTCCTCACTACCTTTGTCCTCTTTGTCGATGTTCACTCCTTGCATCAGCTGAATGCAGTATAGATCCCACAACTCTGTTGAAATTGTCCCGTGTCAACACGGATCACCAAAAGTAACTGAAAGATCCGCATAAAATGCATGCCAGCTTATACAAAATACATAAGTTCAGAAAAATGTGAAGCTTAGGGCTCCACAGGATTCATCTCATGAAGGTTTAAATCTGTGGTTGTATAGGCTAGTAAGCAGATCGTCCTTCAATCCAGAAGATTTTGGCTTTCAATCAAGCAAACAACAATTGACAACATAAAAAACTCTAGCTTTTAATGCGGACGAGTTACGAATAGCCACTAATCAGAAGATAAGCATCCTTTATACGAATGATAGAAACAAGTGCTAAGCCATATGCTTGTGAGCTTGGTTTATACCCATTTTGCATGAGGTTCAACAAATGCACATTTGGTACTCTCAATCACAGAGCGACTGATAATAGAAATTAGATTTTACCTTCCACCATAAAGGAGAAACCCTAATGCTGCAAATAGGGATACACCTGCCAGTACATTGTGTTAGTACTTTGCAACAGATCCATACAATCAAAAGCACTTAAAATAAGTTAAACCTAAAACAAGAACCTGCAAAGAACATCTTGGATAAGATCACAAGTACTCGAATAGGTTTCCACCATATTATCAGCCACAATATAATCTGCAAGATattagaaagaaagaaataatCAGCAATGAACATCCACCAAAAAGGTATAGCAATTTAAAAGAATAAATCTTTGTTTCACATGTTTCATGTAACAGTTCCACGAGAAAACATAAGCCTTTGTATGCCTAACTGTGACAGTAAGTGTCTCACCAAGAAATGCAGTCATGATAAAGTATCTTCAAACAGCAAACATGTGTTCCCATCAATGACACTTCATTTGATATAACCTAAGATATGAGCGGTCTCAACATTTTGTGATATACATGGCATTGTGCCagttttaatttctttttcttttaccaTTATAAAGGTTGTAATGTTGATAATCCAGCAACCAGAAGGTGCTGCAGACCCTTGGAAgggaaatatttaataattactGATGCTCATATGGAGGGTGCCCTTTTTGTTTGGGAGGGGAAGGGATGGCAAGGGAAATATGCGAACTACCCCATGAACGACATGACTAGATTTTGAACTCAGGCTGGGTTAAGAAGAGGTATCGAGCCAAGCTGAAGCCTTGTTGAATAACAGAGAAGATTTAAGGCCCATTTGCCATAAGATCTTAAAGACTGTATCCAGTTGTATAATTGATACGATTCAAGGCTCATTTACAAGATGTTTCTTGAAGTGCTACTCTTTCCCAACCACTTACCTCTAAGTTTATGCTGGCTTATAGAAGCTTCGAGCCCAACTGTAGCCTGTTTGTATGATTAAGTAAACTCAAGGCTCATTTACCATTCTATGATCTGCAACAGCCACGACGCTTCTCCTTCCCAAACACGTACCGCTAAGTTTATGCTGGCTTAGGTAAAGGCTTCAAGCCAGGCTGAAGCTTGTTTGTATAATGATTAAGAAGACTCAAAGGCTCATCTATCCAATTTTATGATCTTTAACAGCCATGGTGCTGCTCCTTTCCAAGAACATACCACTAAGTTTATGCTGGCTTAGGTAAAGGCTTCGACCCAAGCTGAAGCCCCATTCGTATTATCAAGAAGACTCAAGGCCCATTTATCATTTTATGATCTTTAACAGCCACAGTGCTGCCCTTTCCCTTATACATACAGCTAAATTTTATTGCTTGATGCCATCCATCCCAACCTCTGCTTCATATTAATTTGCCTCTTTCGAAGCAGCTTCTGCAACAAAACTGATGCAGATAAGCAAATGATGGTCCGTTAGCGAATTGCAGAACACGTGTCCAGATGCATTCTCTCTCCTTCTTCCTTCATCGCACAACCACCACACCACCACCCACCCACCCGGCGCCCATCTATTCATTTCTCTTTTTGAGCTGGAAAATAGTATTTACACACTATGTAGACCAACTTTAAACAATATATTATAAAATCAAGGAATGACAAAGAACTATTGGATAAAATTAAGTCAATAAAAAGAATACACAAAGGCAAAGAATGAAAAGATCTGTAAATTAAGAAAATCAGTGATAGTATGAAAcctgattttcatttttttatataaatatagtGATGTCCAAACTCCCAGACCAGAGTTTATTTCTAGATAGCACCAAATAAGTTGTTGCTCTTACAATACTGTTTATTCAACAAAAAAATAATTGCATAACTATCACATATTTACCTGGATAGCATAAACCACTCCATTAATTGTGAAGAAACTAGGTCTAAGCCCATCCGTGGATACGGCACGTGCCTGTGACAGGAAAGAGAGATATTTAAACCTCGACAAGAGAATAATCTGCACAGATTGAGACAGAGACCACAAGTACCTGGTAGTATATCTCAGCCCAGAATAATACTAGCAGGGCATAAGTTGTGAAGAATGCAAGACTTGGCATATCAAGCAAAATATGTTGGACAATCTGCCAAAATGTAGCATACAACGTTAAGAACTGAAAGGAGTGTACAGACAAAGACATCAACCGGACATCAAGATAGTTGTGGTGCCTAACCTCGGGATGCAATTTCTGAACATCCCGCCGAAATGCAAAAACTAGCGAGCGAACTGCAAAAGAATATGAAGAGGCAATTAAATAACAAAGAGTAGCGTATAGGACTAATCATTTGAAAAACATGTGTAATGAAACTCCCCATTAGGATCTTTAGGGGGAGAAAATTAGAATAAGGAAAGACACCGACCCCCATTCACCAAGAAATTGAGAAAGTGGAAGACTTTTTGAGTGGTCCAACCATATTCAGGAACTCTCATTTGAATGCGAATTAATTGAACCTGAAATTGCCAAGTTGGAATGTCAGAAAAAAATTCCACAGCAGCAGATAAACTTAAGTATTAGCGCCAGCGAGAACAGTTGTTGAGAGCAACAACTGATTAACAATATAATTATTTGATGTGCGCGGACGCACATATGACCTTAAACTTGAAACAAGTATACCAAAATCAATCAATGAGACACAGACAAAACCAATTTGGTGAAGCTTCAAATATCAAACTACAAATGTGTCCCTCTTTTTTGCACACGTAAACAAATTAATGAGAAATTAAAACAGTTTTAACTTTAAccaaatatatacatacatattatAAGTGCAATTTTTCCTGGTTCACCTGACCTCCTCATAATTTGCCATGATTAAATGACCAGCGTGAACTCCAACCCACCCACCCACccaaaaaagaaaactaaaaacaATCAAAAACTTTCAGGGAGAAAAACCATGCAATTCTTTATTAAACGTTTTACCTAACTTTCCTTTTCGgtttcaaattttgttttaataacTATCAAGTTTCCATATTCGTTGCAAGTGCCGCCAAACACAAGTCAAATATGCCTCAAATTTGAAAGTTTCATAGAGCTCTCGTGTAATTTCATTCCCTTGACATTCAGATTCATTTCTGAAGTTACATGATGCACAGGAGATTCAATTCAAAATTCACAATAAAGAGGTCTAGTAAATTACCACCTACTATCAGATTTTTCATACATCTGCGAATTGCCATAATATGTGTGTATGCGTGTGCGCCAGCTTACTTACCAAATAACATCCAATTTAGGTAAAATTACATTCACAAAATTCAGAATTTCAAAAAGCAGAGAGGGAAAGAGAGAAATACAAGAGCAACGGCGGAGACAATGCCGTAGAAGATAGCGAGGACGTGGA from Nicotiana tomentosiformis chromosome 11, ASM39032v3, whole genome shotgun sequence encodes:
- the LOC104093457 gene encoding tobamovirus multiplication protein 3; the protein is MGRAEMVVGPSAAAVAYHLKNEAISWWEEVNRSRAWQDRIFHVLAIFYGIVSAVALVQLIRIQMRVPEYGWTTQKVFHFLNFLVNGVRSLVFAFRRDVQKLHPEIVQHILLDMPSLAFFTTYALLVLFWAEIYYQARAVSTDGLRPSFFTINGVVYAIQIILWLIIWWKPIRVLVILSKMFFAGVSLFAALGFLLYGGRLFLMLQRFPVESKGRRKKLQEVGYVTTICFSCFLIRCVMMCFNAFNKAADLDVLDHPILNLIYYLLVEILPSSLVLFILRKLPPKRGITQYHPIR